The Gigantopelta aegis isolate Gae_Host chromosome 9, Gae_host_genome, whole genome shotgun sequence genomic sequence atgtacaagtAGCACAATATCATATTTAGCCAAGAAATCGCCCTAATGACCAGTATGTTCTGAAGAGCTCTTGGAATATTGTTACTTCCATATTGACTTATTACTATTAGTTCTAGTTGACATTTGTTACAACACTTTCAGACCCTAACAACGTACAAGGCACAACTGGAAGATGACCCAATCGTATGTACCCATCTGAAGACTCTGTATGACAACTTGTTGGAACAGAATCTGTGTCGAATAATCGAGCCGTTCTCCAGAGTTCAGGTGAGAGATAAAATTACACATTGTCATGTGTCCATTGTAGATTGCAGACTGATCCtgaatttgaaaatgtatcttatGAAAAAGTGTTTTTGTATTGCAaatgacagtttaaaaaaaaaagcaaaatacaGATATTTCTTTAGTGTTTTTGACTCCATGGTTTAgtgtgggggtgggacgtagcccagtgggaaagtgctcgcttgatgtgcagttggttcgagatcgatccccgttagtgggctctttgggctatatctcgctccagccagtgcaccacgactggtatatcaaatgcagaagtatgtattatcctgtctgtgggatggtgcaaataaaagatcccttgctactaaggggaaaatgtagcgggtttcctctctaagataatATGTACAATTAACAAATGTTCGAtctccaatagccaatgattaataaatcaatgtgctctagtggtattgttaaacaaaacaaacttcttccatGGTTTAGTGTTTGCGTTATATACTATAAGTCGTAGTTCACTGAAAgttgcagggctcgaaatagaaTGCAAAAAATGGCCTAggtcaaaagaaatatgtcctgcagggcttctagattatggtagccccactcccatggctagtgatattcaatgttgggctagtaaataactactattaccatgtcCAACGgctggtgaaaaaaaaaagtcaaatgttgcagttaatatataaatataaatatccggCCCAACCTCCCAGTGTTAATGTTTCTAAGCTCTATCTctccctttaatattattactattatttagaaaaattgtattaactaaaagtaaagtagggctagtgaatttttaatcatggctagtagattttttaaatcactgatcctatggctagtggattttataaaatgtctaGAAGCTCTGTGTCCTGCTAACAAAACATATGGCCTGCTGAAAAGAAGACAGTCATAGAAAGAGGTGAAGGGAGGTTTTCAACTTTGGGATAGTGTGtgcaatattaattttagagcattatggatttaaaatataatagaatcGTGATCTAAATAGCAGAACAGATaattgtacatacaaaaaattatctgtgattttttggtggttttagcAGGATAATTATTTCACCTGCTAGGTCTGAAAAATGTACTGCATTTCGCTTTTCACAGGCCGCTATTTTGAACCCTGACTTGGTTTATGGTTCCAATTATGATTAACTATGATAGTTCATCTTAATGCAGGCTAGCCATGGGTTGGTATTTTTGTTCGCCAAAAAATTTTGCCAATCTTCAGTTTCTTTCGTCAATCTAAATATGTATTTGCCAATTACATTTTGGCATTTTAgtcaaaaaaaattgtttaatggaACTGTCCTGAGTTCATAGTCATTTTAGAAAgtttttggcaaataaaatatttttacgctattaaaattaaattttatgtgCATGTTTTTGATGAGcatatgaatatttttataacagATGAATTTCTAGACATTGTatagtatacatatttcattatcaattttagtctaaaataatttcatacgtacaaatTTATTCTTCCAACAGCAAAactaaatttgaaataattctaTCGAAGATTATTCCAAATGTATTCATGtgtataatactttatatttaaaacatgttatggtaagatagtgtttttaaaaataggaaaaagcaggatgtgtttattttgtcgggaacaaatatttattcatttcaacttattttcgtgcttatatccaattacggttcaagcacgctgtcgtgggcacacacctcagctatctgggctgtctatccagggcAGTggattggttagtgagagagaacaaggtgtagtagtcttaaacctacccattgatcccttaagaactcgctctgggttggagccggtacctaccagcctgcagtccgatggctcaaccattgcgccaccgaggccggttcattcAGTTAAAGCTTTTTTTAGACTTGCTAATGGATTGACTATCTACCCGAAGGCGTAGATTTACCGACCATAATCCTTCATCAGTTAAACaagctctgggtaggagccggtatcgggctgcgaaccctgtgtctaccagccttatgtccgattgcttaaccacgacgccggtggAACAAACAGATATCTTGCTAGGGCTGAAAACATAGGGTAGTTCCTTTAACTCTGCAGAATTCTTGTATGTTTTTACTGCCTATTTCGTATTCTGCCTTCATGTATCGACATTAGATgatttgttgttattaactGAATTACGtactcggtggcgtcgtggcaagccatcggtctacaggctggtaggtactgggttcagatcccagtcgaggcatgggatttttaatccagataccgactccaaaccctgagtgagtgctctgcaaggctcaatgggtaggtgtaaaccacttgcaccgaccagtgatccataactggttcaacaaaggccatggtttgtgctatcctgcctgtgggaagcgcaaataaaagatcccttgctgctaatcggaagagtagcccatgtagtggcgacagcgggtttcctttcaaaatctgtgtggtccttaaccatatgtctgacgacatataactgtaaataaaaatgtgttgagtgcgtcgttaaataacatttctttctttctttctgaattACGTTTTTGTCATTTCAGGTTGACCACGTAGCCAGTCTTATAAAATTACCAATAGTAACTGTTGAAAAGAAATTGTCACAGATGATCTTGGATAAAAAATTTCATGGTAAGCATTTTGTCaagttatattaaaataattaatgggAAGCAACTCTTGTTATAAACTATAAAGATTTAGCACGTGGCTGTGAGTAAACATCTTAACTAGTGGTTTTCAAATgttgagggtgggggtggggggggggggtctgtatGTATAGTGGACTACTTGTATCTGAAGATTGATTACTTGCTGTATCATTTTGCATTCCTTTCAATTTTTATTAACAGAAAAGTCATCATCTTAAACcatccactttaaaaaaaaaaaaaaattaaacgatAAAAACTTCatgttttgtctttattttaacatacttcTTCAAgcttaataaacaaaattttaacctGCCTTTTGGACTGTTCTAGGCAGAAACATTTCTGACGACCATTATTGTTTCAAAGAATATTTTCTATAAATGATGAATTTTACATCCTTAACATGGACAATAACTCTTTACCTCTACAAATCTTTATTTTTCAGGTATACTGGATCAAGGAGCAGGAgtattaattgtttttgatGAAACTCCAGTTGACAAAACGTACGAAAGTGCTCTTGCAACGATTAACAGTATGGGCAAAGTTGTGGACGCTTTGTATAACAAGGCTAAAAAACTGTCATAGTGTCGTACGGTGGAGGTATGTTTAATGGATGGAGAATAAGCAAACGGGAGAGAatatatttactgttatgtgaCTTCCTCATCGGCATCAGTGGAAAGTCATGATTCATACTGAAACTggtttttctacaaattaacattttttattttcatgcagtgtaaaaacatttatatataaaataatgtttttctttttgtgacCCTATTAATAAAAGTATTTGTCACTGAATAGAgcagtgaattaaaaaaaaaaaaattcaaatgtcTGGAGTCTAGCTGCAGCAATTTTGATAGTTGGGTTGTTTATAGGGAACACTCATTCATTTTACGAGTTGTTGCATCAAGAAGTTTCTAGCAAGTGAAAGtgagttggatacatttttaaatgtgtCGTAAAATAATGGTATTTTAAGTGTCATGAATGTAGTATTCCGtgtcttacatatcctaaaaaaaaaaaaaaaaaaaaaaaaattgaaacatcttttccaactaaaacatatttacagtgcACTGTTAACTTACATGATGAAACAGAATTCAGTTTCAGTAGTGTAAAATTCAGTGGTCCGACTAGCTTTGACATCTAGGTCATCACCACGGAACAGCCAATCGGAGGTCTTTAAAGTGACTCCAGCATGTGAGATATTGCTGTGCGATATGACATTTCACACATTATTCTCATctacgggtgtgtaagaaatgtcaTTGTAACGATTAAGGCATTGGAATTGtaccatataatatatgttaataCAAATGATGTATGATGTACACTTTTGTAAGTGTTATTATGGTAAATAAAGCAAATTGTGCAGTATTATTTGTTGAAtatatgaattaatgaatgaatgtttgacgacacctcagcacgttgttctatatttatagGGTTTAATTATGCattgaggcgggacgtagcccagtggtaaagtgcccgctcgatcggtctgggatctatccccatcggtggacacattgggctatttctcgttccagctagtgcactacaactggtatatcaaaggctgtgatatgtactaccctgtctgtgggatggtgcatataaaagatcccttgctgctaatcgaaaaaagtagcccatgaagtggcgacagcaggtttcctctctcaatatctgtgtggtctaaaatatgttgagtgcgtcatttaATACAAATCCTTTCCATAATTATGCATCTTGGATTTTTCGGTTAATCTTAGTCATTcagcagggaacatttttgttcagtatcatctTGTCAATCGCTATGTAAGTTTCAGATATCGCTATACaattctaatacatttttatggtacatgttaataaatttttaaagtgGGCTGagaattacttctttttttaactccAGAAATTAGCTGCAgtatacacatctcagggtttaatttgtatagtatttcatttgtttataaaaatagtgacccccccaccccaccccccaagatTTTGACCCACCCcttattttggcttgatttgaGAACAGATACTAGTATATGCATTAAACTGATACTGGAAATGGAAGcaccttaaaaaaatcctgggaaaAGGCCTGCCTGTGTCCCATTGCTTGTCTGTTTTTCTATACACTATATATGAATTGGAATTTCTAGCTAATctacatcaaaataaataatactagcTAAAAAAATTGTTGTAAAATTCACTGTAGATTCTTTTGTATCGGTCGgcggcaggatgtagcccagtggtaaagcacttgcctgatggtctgggatcgaccccagtcggatcccagtcgaggcatgggatttttaatcgagatgccgactccaaaccctgagtgagtgctccgcaaggctcaatgggtaggtgtaaaccacttgcaccgaccagtgatccataactggttcaacaaaggccatggtttgtgctatcctgcctgtgggaagcgcaaataaaagatcccttgctgcctgtcgtaaaaagagtaccctatgtggcgacagcgggtttcctctaaaaacagtgtcagaatgaccatatgtttgacgtccaatagccgatgataagataaaaaatcaatgtgctctagtggcgtcgttaaataaaacaaactttactttacttttgctactaatagaaaaatgtagtgggttcctctctaagactatgtcggATATTACcaaattttgacatccagtagccaatgattaataaatcactattCTCTAGTattgtcgttgaacaaaaaaaaacttttaacttcaGTAAAGGTGGAATAAGATATTCTCCATGGACTCCCAAAGCTTGTATTGTagttgaaaataaaagaaactactGACCATGACccaatttttaacaaaacatcgtaaacctAGTTCTTCACGTAAaagtaaatctacgactaaaccacaattcttatttctattatagtacaataaatatacttagatacacacatatttcatttacttttgtctttaaaatgctcccatcttctgtaatgatgcaattttctgcgtgaaatagacgccaaacacgtgtaaacgcacgaccgttaaactgctagtagcagacgtaaacttaggatgtttagtgaaatgggcctCTGCTGGTATGTAGAGGATAACAGGTTAATGGTAAGAAGGGGAAAGCTGAGCGACTGCCAAGTGGAATTccacattcattcatattaattcattcattatatccaatgaaggttaaatctcgctgtcctgggcacacaccttggctatctgggctctatccagaacagtgggttagtgagagagagtgtggtggccttaaacctacccattgagttgttaaaatacCCTCCCTCCGGTTTGGAATTCCCCATTCGTTCTGAATATGATAAAGCCGATACGTTGTGAACACGATAAAGCCGATAACTAGCATCATTAatctgttattgttttgtttatgggtgttttttttgtttgttttttagggcgggacgtagcccagtggtacagctttcgctcgatgcgcggtcggtctgggatcgatccccgtcggtgggcccattgggctatttctcgttctagccagtgcatcacgactggtatatcaaaggccgtggtatgtactaccctgtctgtgggatggtgcatataaaagatcccttgctgctaatcgaagagagtagcctatgacagcgggtttcctctcattatctgtgtggttcttaaccatatgtttgacgccatataaacgtaaataaaatgtgttgagtgcgtcgttaaataaatcatttctttctttctgttattgtttttattctgcAAGTCGACAAGAAGAAGACTCGATATGTTCAAATTAAATAAGAAAGCCTTTTGGCAGTCTGACATGCAGATTTTATTACTTCATtcttgtaataatatatatgttatatttgtcacatccaaaaataatttttgaactcttttatttcataaataaatatatagattttgttaatgtttaccacgacacaaaaaaacaaaaaatcgtaCCATCATAGTCAAATGAGAGTAGTCGAAACTGGTCACGTGACATGGGATAATCTGCTGCCAGTCGTTTTATAACTGCGGTTAAAAACTATTACTGGTCGATGACGGAAACGCGCTATCAGCatccactcccccccccccccccccccctttaaatAGACCTACAAAGTCCTACACAGTGacttgaaaataatacattgcaaAATTACTTGTTCAAATGTTATATTCACGATTTTAATTATAACGGATTATTCATTACTTGGATCGTACACACGggcgtaagaaggtgccaaaaagtgtgtgtgtgtgggggggggggggggggggggcacacttttatatttacacacttttacactattatcaAGCAAAtacaaagcaaaatatctgaaagaTAGGATTTTTTCTAAGACTAACGTGCAAGTTGACCGAACTAGCTGGTTacattgttaaacaatacattTCTATTTTAGCAGGGGTAGGGGGTCATACTCCCcaagaaaatgttttgataGAAAAGAACATTTGCCCAGTCAGTGAGAcaattgtgttatttcttgctcccgacagtgcaccacaactggcacaccaaaggccgtggtatggtgtggtatgtgctatcctgtctatgggattgtgcatatcaaaatatcccttgctactaaagaaaaaatgtagcggatttcctctctaagactataattatgtcaaaattaccaaatgttttacacccaatagccgatgattaacacatcaatgtgctcaagtgtcgttaaacaaaacaaacgataAATATAGAGAAGTGAAGTGTAGGCCTTTAGGAATTTTAGTAGGGGTGGGGGGTCTAAACTGGCAACAAAGGTTTTTAGGAGGGTCGAGTCATGAACTACtttataaaaatagaaaatttgctacagcagggaggggtttcgaCCCCGGAATCCctcccctgcacacgcgcctaaaTCCACCCTTACAGAAagggaagaaaaaaacccatattaaatatacagaaaatCAGCGCTAGACAGAATATAAATATGAAGAGAGAAGGGAAGGGCACGTTCTGTTAGCGAGCAGTATGTAAGGCGCACCATGGCGAGTAGGCTACGTATTGATTTTGTTTGGCCGTGTTATCGAAACTGTTTCTGCAGTGAAGCTTGTTAATCACGCCAGCCTCGCTTCCACAACAAGACATCTACATAAAActtgataataatttattttattcttggACGGTGCGTCATTGACAAGAAACATGGGATTGATCGCCACAGAGACGGTATGATGGCCGCCATGTTTTCTCTCTTTGTCGAGGTAACAGTTTTGACAACATTGAAATGAAGTTCGGGGCACCAGACGGCGGAATAAGGACGTAGGTGCATGGAATGCTGTAGACAGGCGGATATCGGGATCGCTTGTAATGCTGCTACGTACACAAATGGCAGGGATCGAGTTTTACGACGCTGTGTTGAACAACGAGCTGCAGTTACTGAAGCGACTGGCAGCACAACACAAGATCGACCTGAGTGCGAAATTTGTCGAGGTGAGAAAAAAGAACCATTCTGACTTATGCCCGTTACACCTGGCAGCGTACAGGGGTTACACGTACATGCTTCAGTATCTGATAGAGTCCAAATGTGACGTTAACCAGACCACCACGACCCTGCGAAGGACCGCGCTCCATTTTTCCGTTCTCCGCCACAAAATGGGGTGTCTGTTGTTGCTCATTTCTGCCGGCGCCAAACTCGATGCCAAGGACACCTTCGGCAACTCGCCGTGCCACTACGCCGCCGACGACGGCTACTGCCAGATGCTGGACGTGCTGTTACGCCGCGGCGTCAACGTCAACAGCCAGGACATCACGTCGAAGACGCCGATGATGAAGGCGGTGCGCAACAACAAGACCGACGCCGTGCTGCGGCTGCTTCGGCACAACGCCGACCTGAACATCACGGACCGGAACTCCGACATGGCCCTGCACTACGCGGCGCGGAACGGCTGTGTGGACATCATCGACACCCTGATCTGCGCCAAGAGTTCCATCGACGTCCAGAACTACTGGGGCAGGACGCCGCTCATGGAGGCCGTCTGCTACAACCACAAGGACGCCATCTCGCGACTCATAGAAGCAAGCTGTGATCTTAACCGACGAGAGTTCAAAACCGGAGACACCGCTCTCCACATCGCCATCAAGCGCAACTACATCGCCGTCGTGGAGCTCCTGTTGCGCGCCGGCAGCCGCCACGACATCTACAACCACCAGGGCGAGACCGCCGCGTACGAGGCTGTCGTGAGTAACAAGATAGACGTAGTGAAGCTGATGATTTTCTACAACTGTGATCTCGATGTTCCGGccaaatatttttcaaatggtATCTACAAGTCTATTTTTCAGCTAGCAGCAGAGAAGGGACACTTCGAACAATGTCGTCTGCTCTCGTCGTTAGGTTACGTCGACTACGGTGCCAGGAATTCGCTGTACACCGGCTACGTCCCATCCAGACCGTCTGAGCACGACGACAACATCCACAGCCTCCGCGTGCAGATGCACAGCGTCGTGTCGTTGCAGCATCTATGTCGGAAGTGCATTAGAAAGATGGCGGGCCACAGGCTGTTGGAGAAGGTGGAGTTCCTGCCCATGCCCAGGGCCCTCAAAGACTACGTGGTCATTAAGCACATTCGTGGCCGGAACGACTCCAGCACGGTGGAAATGACAAAGCCTTTCAGATAAGGTCCACAGTCTAAACACTTTCACGTTCAGTTTTAAGGTACATACATGTTCCCTCTGTGCAGAAATCGTTTTACAGTAGGCCTAAAAGGTGACATACCCATATGTTATACTACACCTGGGTAGCATGCTAGaatcaaaataaacaatagAAAGCATGATGTTACTAATATTTACTGGCTTATGGCTTATTATAgccatgttaaaaataataacaacaacaattacaaaattaaataactgTAGACATTAACCATTCAAGCAAGAATATGTAAATCAAAAATGCCATTATTTTAAATGGTCTATAAAAATCGTTGCT encodes the following:
- the LOC121382219 gene encoding serine/threonine-protein phosphatase 6 regulatory ankyrin repeat subunit C-like — protein: MLLRTQMAGIEFYDAVLNNELQLLKRLAAQHKIDLSAKFVEVRKKNHSDLCPLHLAAYRGYTYMLQYLIESKCDVNQTTTTLRRTALHFSVLRHKMGCLLLLISAGAKLDAKDTFGNSPCHYAADDGYCQMLDVLLRRGVNVNSQDITSKTPMMKAVRNNKTDAVLRLLRHNADLNITDRNSDMALHYAARNGCVDIIDTLICAKSSIDVQNYWGRTPLMEAVCYNHKDAISRLIEASCDLNRREFKTGDTALHIAIKRNYIAVVELLLRAGSRHDIYNHQGETAAYEAVVSNKIDVVKLMIFYNCDLDVPAKYFSNGIYKSIFQLAAEKGHFEQCRLLSSLGYVDYGARNSLYTGYVPSRPSEHDDNIHSLRVQMHSVVSLQHLCRKCIRKMAGHRLLEKVEFLPMPRALKDYVVIKHIRGRNDSSTVEMTKPFR